A single genomic interval of Methylocystis sp. IM3 harbors:
- a CDS encoding DUF2269 family protein: MDVTLLKWIHIISSTVLFGTGLGTAFHGLATNLRGDLRAIVAGDKNVVLADWLFTTPAVIIQPATGVALALEEGWPLDSHWILASVALYIFVGACWLPVVWLQMRMAKIAEACLETGAELPAQYSRYFWWWFALGWPAFIAMLFIFWLMVAKPQF, encoded by the coding sequence ATGGACGTCACGCTTCTCAAGTGGATTCACATCATCAGCTCCACGGTGCTGTTCGGCACCGGACTGGGGACGGCCTTCCACGGGCTCGCCACCAATCTTCGCGGCGATCTCCGCGCCATCGTCGCAGGCGACAAGAATGTCGTGCTCGCCGACTGGCTCTTCACGACCCCCGCGGTCATCATCCAGCCGGCGACAGGCGTGGCGCTCGCGCTCGAAGAGGGCTGGCCGCTCGACAGCCATTGGATCCTGGCCTCGGTCGCGCTCTATATTTTCGTCGGCGCCTGCTGGCTGCCGGTGGTGTGGCTGCAAATGCGCATGGCCAAGATCGCCGAGGCCTGCCTCGAAACCGGCGCGGAACTGCCCGCGCAATACAGTCGCTACTTTTGGTGGTGGTTCGCCCTGGGGTGGCCGGCCTTCATCGCGATGTTGTTCATTTTCTGGCTGATGGTGGCGAAACCGCAGTTCTGA
- a CDS encoding tyrosine recombinase — translation MMPPAARQLDAFLDMLAAERGAARNTLDAYRRDLSDYTGFLSRRGRAPGDAATDDLRAYLAALDAHGMSTATVARRLSALRQFHKFLYVDGHRADDPAAALEGPRLTRDAPGVMSIDEVERLLAAAREGLDDEKRPLRERLRAARLHALLETLYATGLRVSELVSLPKSAARARDAFITIKGKGGRERLAPLTGRAKRAIADYRKLLEAVAPVLAEGPFLFPADSDSGHLTRQAFARELKTLGVAAGLTAAEVHPHALRHAFASHLLQNGADLRVVQELLGHADIATTQIYTHVLDERVRAMVRDLHPLSDPPAKSR, via the coding sequence ATGATGCCGCCCGCCGCCCGCCAACTCGACGCATTTCTCGACATGCTGGCGGCGGAGCGCGGCGCCGCGCGCAACACGCTGGACGCCTACCGTCGCGACCTCTCGGATTACACCGGCTTTCTTTCACGGCGCGGGCGCGCTCCGGGCGACGCCGCGACAGATGATTTGCGCGCCTATCTCGCGGCGCTCGACGCCCACGGCATGTCGACCGCCACGGTCGCGCGGCGCCTCTCCGCGCTGCGGCAGTTCCACAAGTTCCTCTATGTGGACGGGCATCGGGCCGACGATCCTGCCGCCGCGCTGGAGGGGCCGAGGCTGACGCGAGACGCGCCCGGCGTCATGTCGATCGACGAGGTGGAGCGTCTGCTCGCCGCAGCCCGCGAGGGGCTCGACGACGAGAAGCGTCCCTTGCGCGAGCGGCTGCGCGCCGCGCGCCTCCATGCGCTGCTCGAAACGCTCTACGCGACCGGCCTGCGCGTCTCCGAGCTCGTGTCGCTGCCGAAAAGCGCGGCGCGGGCGCGCGACGCCTTCATCACCATCAAGGGCAAGGGCGGCCGCGAGCGGCTCGCGCCGCTCACCGGGCGGGCGAAGCGCGCCATCGCGGATTATCGCAAGCTTCTGGAGGCGGTCGCTCCGGTTCTGGCCGAAGGCCCGTTTCTTTTCCCGGCCGACAGCGACAGCGGCCATCTTACCCGCCAGGCATTCGCTCGCGAGCTGAAAACCCTTGGCGTCGCCGCAGGGCTTACCGCCGCCGAGGTCCATCCTCACGCCCTGCGCCACGCCTTCGCCAGCCATCTCCTGCAGAACGGCGCCGACCTGCGCGTCGTGCAAGAGCTTCTGGGTCATGCGGACATCGCCACCACCCAGATTTACACTCACGTCCTCGACGAGCGGGTTCGCGCCATGGTGCGCGACCTGCACCCGCTCTCCGACCCGCCCGCCAAAAGCCGATAG
- the ligD gene encoding DNA ligase D, translating to MPARGRQTDDGALAAYRAKRNFAVTPEPQGGVSQGQAPRLVVQRHFARREHFDLRLEMDGVLKSWAVTRGPSTNPADRRLAVRTEDHPLDYGDFEGLIPKGEYGGGTVMLWEDATYAPMNGDPLAALERGEIKFRADGERMRGGYVLVRMKPSDGHENWLLIKERDEWAEPEENLVEHYTTSVATGRTREEIERGARAKRRKTPAARARAAYWSETPIASAPTPKFVLPQLCETAETPPVGANWIFELKYDGYRLELATGADGAVVYTRSGLDWTNRFPGLARAAFALPCRNALLDGEAVVFDEKGLSDFAMLVSALEAGRAERVEFVAFDLLALDEKNLRSKPLRERKALLKKLLSGASGAIRYGDYIEGDGAAVFRQATQAGAEGIIAKRAAAPYRSGRFADWLKIKGDFREDVVIIGYRLSEKGESFASLVAAKETPEGLRYVGRIGTGYGAQTRSALEPLLAKRAGSRPPYAVAASELIPKGVVFIQAPFPAEVRFGGWTMDGQMRQARFLGVREDVKAKTAASAEAPKLARITHASRVVYPDDNITKGEIAAYYDAVAPRMAPHLADRPISLLRAPDNIGELFFQRHPLKGMSKGILKVEDEGGEPYIALDGALGLHTAAQFGAIEIHGWMSLARDLDRPDRMVFDLDPDEELPFREVRKAAADIRDYLAEIGLESWPLVTGGKGVHIVLPLDGSLAYAETEVFAAGFARGLARQEPKRFVANMSKRRREGRIFIDWLRNKKTATAILPWSLRARRGATVATPLSWEALESVDSASAFDIRSALAVKDSWRGFFKTRQTIPAGALAFMRDRMA from the coding sequence ATGCCGGCGCGCGGGCGGCAGACGGACGACGGCGCGCTCGCCGCCTATCGCGCCAAGCGCAATTTCGCCGTGACGCCCGAGCCGCAGGGCGGCGTCTCGCAAGGGCAGGCTCCGCGCCTCGTCGTGCAACGCCATTTCGCGCGGCGCGAGCATTTCGATCTGCGCCTCGAGATGGACGGCGTATTGAAGAGCTGGGCCGTGACGCGCGGCCCTTCCACCAATCCGGCCGACAGGCGGCTCGCCGTCCGCACTGAGGACCATCCGCTCGATTACGGAGATTTCGAGGGCCTGATCCCCAAGGGCGAATATGGCGGCGGCACGGTGATGCTGTGGGAGGATGCGACCTATGCGCCCATGAACGGCGACCCGCTCGCAGCGCTGGAGAGGGGCGAGATCAAGTTTCGCGCAGATGGCGAGAGAATGCGCGGCGGCTATGTGCTCGTGCGCATGAAGCCCAGCGACGGGCACGAGAACTGGCTCCTGATCAAGGAGCGCGACGAATGGGCCGAGCCCGAGGAAAATCTCGTCGAGCACTATACGACGAGCGTCGCCACCGGGCGCACCCGCGAGGAAATCGAACGCGGCGCCAGGGCGAAGCGTCGCAAGACGCCGGCCGCCCGCGCCAGGGCCGCCTATTGGTCCGAGACGCCCATCGCCAGCGCGCCGACGCCGAAATTCGTCCTCCCGCAGCTCTGCGAGACGGCGGAGACGCCGCCCGTGGGGGCCAACTGGATTTTCGAACTCAAATACGACGGCTATCGCCTCGAACTGGCGACGGGCGCGGATGGCGCGGTCGTCTATACGCGCTCGGGGCTCGACTGGACGAACCGCTTTCCGGGCCTCGCCCGCGCCGCCTTCGCGCTTCCCTGCCGCAACGCGCTTCTCGATGGCGAGGCGGTCGTCTTCGACGAGAAGGGGCTTTCCGATTTCGCCATGCTGGTCTCGGCGCTGGAGGCAGGCCGCGCCGAGCGGGTGGAGTTCGTCGCCTTCGATCTGCTCGCGCTCGACGAGAAGAATTTGCGAAGCAAACCGTTGCGCGAGCGCAAGGCGCTCCTGAAAAAGCTGCTCTCGGGCGCCTCGGGCGCCATCCGTTACGGCGATTACATCGAGGGTGACGGCGCCGCCGTCTTCCGGCAGGCGACGCAGGCGGGCGCGGAAGGGATCATCGCCAAGCGCGCCGCCGCGCCCTATCGCAGCGGGCGCTTCGCCGACTGGCTGAAGATCAAGGGCGATTTTCGCGAGGATGTGGTCATCATTGGCTATCGGCTGTCTGAGAAGGGTGAAAGCTTCGCCTCGCTCGTCGCCGCCAAGGAAACGCCGGAAGGGTTGCGCTATGTCGGCCGCATCGGCACGGGCTATGGCGCGCAGACGCGGAGCGCCCTGGAGCCCTTGCTGGCGAAGCGCGCGGGGAGCCGGCCGCCTTATGCGGTCGCGGCCTCCGAGCTCATTCCAAAGGGCGTCGTCTTCATCCAGGCGCCCTTTCCGGCGGAAGTGCGTTTCGGGGGCTGGACCATGGACGGTCAGATGCGGCAGGCGCGATTTCTCGGCGTGCGCGAGGACGTGAAGGCGAAGACGGCGGCCTCCGCCGAGGCGCCGAAGCTTGCGCGCATCACTCACGCCAGCCGCGTCGTCTATCCCGACGACAATATTACAAAGGGCGAAATCGCCGCCTATTACGACGCCGTGGCGCCGCGCATGGCGCCACATCTGGCCGACCGGCCGATCAGCCTGCTGCGCGCGCCCGATAACATTGGCGAGCTGTTCTTCCAGCGCCACCCGCTCAAGGGCATGAGCAAAGGAATTCTGAAGGTCGAGGACGAGGGCGGCGAGCCCTACATCGCGCTCGACGGCGCGCTCGGCCTGCACACGGCGGCGCAGTTCGGGGCCATCGAAATCCATGGCTGGATGTCGCTGGCGCGCGATCTCGACCGGCCCGACAGAATGGTCTTCGACCTCGATCCCGACGAGGAGCTGCCCTTCCGCGAGGTGCGAAAGGCGGCCGCGGACATTCGCGATTATCTCGCGGAGATCGGCCTCGAAAGCTGGCCGCTCGTCACTGGCGGCAAGGGCGTGCATATCGTTTTGCCGCTCGACGGCTCGCTCGCTTATGCCGAAACGGAAGTCTTCGCCGCCGGCTTCGCGCGCGGGCTGGCGCGGCAGGAGCCGAAACGCTTCGTGGCCAATATGAGCAAGCGGCGCCGCGAGGGGCGCATTTTCATCGACTGGCTGCGCAACAAGAAAACGGCGACGGCGATCCTGCCCTGGTCGCTCAGGGCGAGGCGGGGTGCCACTGTGGCGACGCCATTGTCATGGGAGGCGCTGGAGTCGGTCGACAGCGCGAGCGCCTTCGACATCCGCAGCGCCCTCGCCGTGAAAGACTCGTGGCGGGGCTTTTTCAAAACCCGCCAGACGATCCCCGCCGGCGCGCTGGCCTTCATGCGGGACAGGATGGCCTGA
- a CDS encoding GIY-YIG nuclease family protein: MRGSWVYIMTNRSNGTLYLGVTSNLARRAWEHREGVIEGFTKRYGLKRLAWYEPHDDIRIAIQREKTMKHWPRAWKVRLILDMNPSWRDLYQDLAN, encoded by the coding sequence ATGCGCGGGAGCTGGGTTTACATTATGACCAATCGCTCGAACGGGACGCTTTATCTCGGCGTCACGAGCAACCTCGCGCGACGCGCCTGGGAGCACCGCGAGGGCGTCATCGAAGGGTTTACGAAGCGCTATGGCCTGAAACGACTCGCTTGGTACGAACCCCATGACGACATTCGCATCGCCATCCAACGCGAGAAGACAATGAAGCACTGGCCTCGCGCGTGGAAGGTGCGGCTCATCTTGGACATGAACCCATCGTGGCGCGACCTGTACCAAGATCTCGCGAATTAG
- the hemW gene encoding radical SAM family heme chaperone HemW, with amino-acid sequence MATIRNAFDPGFGVYVHWPFCLSKCPYCDFNSHVRRGDVDEDRFVEAFAVELAHRASLAPGREVRSIFFGGGTPSLMSPSTVEAILAQIASHWTLARDVEITLEANPTSVEASRFKGFKAAGINRVSLGLQALNDIDLKGLGRQHSVAEALMAVDIANSVFDRTSFDLIYGRSGQTPAAWRKELDLALARAPEHVSLYQLTIEPDTMFERMVNTGKMTIPDAETQRALWDVTQEITARHGLPAYEVSNHARPGAECRHNLVYWRYGEYAGVGPGAHGRIVTSRGRRAMACERHPEMWLTCVETEGHGLVEDELLNAEQEGDEFLLMGLRLREGIDPQRYFLLTGKKLSQSRISELVGDGLVELTRENRLRVSSEGFPVLDAVVADLAA; translated from the coding sequence ATGGCGACGATTCGGAATGCTTTCGACCCCGGCTTTGGCGTGTATGTGCACTGGCCGTTCTGTCTGTCGAAATGCCCATATTGCGACTTCAACAGCCACGTCCGCCGCGGCGACGTGGACGAGGATCGCTTTGTCGAGGCTTTCGCGGTGGAGCTGGCGCATCGGGCGAGCCTCGCGCCGGGGCGGGAGGTGCGCTCGATCTTCTTCGGCGGCGGCACGCCGTCGCTGATGTCGCCCTCGACGGTCGAAGCGATTCTGGCGCAGATCGCCAGCCACTGGACCCTCGCCAGGGATGTCGAGATTACGCTGGAGGCCAATCCGACGAGCGTCGAGGCGTCCCGCTTCAAGGGCTTCAAGGCGGCGGGGATCAACCGCGTCTCGCTCGGCCTTCAGGCCCTGAACGACATCGACCTCAAGGGGCTCGGGCGGCAGCATTCGGTCGCCGAGGCGCTGATGGCGGTCGACATCGCCAATTCGGTCTTCGACCGCACCTCCTTCGATCTGATCTACGGCCGGTCTGGCCAGACGCCGGCGGCGTGGCGCAAGGAGCTCGATCTCGCGCTCGCCCGCGCGCCCGAGCATGTCTCGCTCTACCAGCTCACGATCGAGCCGGACACCATGTTCGAGCGCATGGTCAACACCGGCAAGATGACGATCCCCGACGCCGAAACCCAGCGCGCCTTGTGGGACGTGACGCAGGAGATCACCGCGCGCCACGGCCTGCCCGCCTATGAGGTGTCGAACCACGCGCGCCCCGGCGCGGAATGCCGGCACAATCTCGTTTACTGGCGCTATGGCGAATATGCCGGCGTCGGGCCCGGCGCGCATGGCCGCATCGTGACCTCGCGCGGGCGCCGCGCCATGGCCTGCGAGCGTCATCCGGAAATGTGGCTCACCTGCGTGGAGACCGAAGGCCACGGCCTCGTCGAGGACGAATTGCTCAACGCCGAGCAGGAAGGCGACGAGTTCCTGCTGATGGGCCTGCGCCTGCGCGAGGGGATCGACCCGCAGCGTTATTTCCTGCTCACCGGCAAGAAACTCTCCCAGTCGCGCATCAGCGAACTCGTGGGCGACGGCCTCGTGGAGCTGACCCGCGAGAACCGGCTGCGGGTGAGTTCCGAAGGCTTCCCTGTTCTCGACGCCGTGGTGGCCGATTTGGCGGCCTGA
- the ku gene encoding non-homologous end joining protein Ku, with the protein MAESARTFWKGHLRLALVSIPVRLVAAEKAESEIRFHQLDRNSKQRIRYLKIAPGKGEVKKEDIVLGYEVEPGNYVFMEDEELDSLKLSSRHTIELSQFVDADEIEPVYYNRPYYVLPDGEVAEEGYRVLRDALWAKHKVGIGQLTLRGREHLVALYPTGEGQGLALDTLRYESELKDADDIFSNIGREKPREDMVQMAEDLIERRSEPFDAAKFRNHYAEALRDLVKAKLGRGETVPVEEQVEPGAKVLDFMEALKRSVAASGGGEAPPEPPKKGKPPAKETAATPKTTKPAKSAKAPARRRA; encoded by the coding sequence ATGGCCGAGTCGGCGCGCACCTTCTGGAAGGGCCATTTGCGTCTGGCCCTCGTCTCCATCCCCGTGCGTCTGGTCGCGGCGGAAAAGGCCGAGTCCGAAATCCGCTTCCATCAGCTGGACCGCAACTCCAAACAGCGCATCCGCTACCTCAAGATCGCGCCCGGCAAGGGCGAGGTGAAGAAGGAGGACATCGTGCTCGGCTACGAGGTCGAGCCCGGCAATTACGTCTTCATGGAGGATGAGGAGCTCGACTCGCTGAAGCTCTCCTCCCGCCACACGATCGAGCTGTCGCAATTCGTCGACGCCGACGAGATCGAGCCCGTCTATTACAATCGCCCCTATTACGTGTTGCCGGACGGCGAAGTCGCGGAGGAAGGCTATCGCGTGCTGCGCGATGCGCTGTGGGCGAAGCACAAGGTCGGCATCGGACAGCTCACCCTGAGGGGCCGCGAGCATCTCGTCGCGCTGTATCCAACCGGCGAGGGGCAGGGGCTCGCACTCGATACGCTGCGCTACGAGAGCGAACTCAAGGACGCCGACGACATTTTCTCGAACATCGGCCGGGAGAAGCCGCGCGAGGACATGGTGCAGATGGCGGAGGATTTGATCGAGCGGCGCAGCGAGCCCTTCGACGCCGCCAAATTCCGCAATCATTACGCCGAGGCGCTGCGCGATCTCGTGAAGGCGAAGCTCGGCCGCGGGGAGACCGTGCCGGTCGAGGAGCAGGTCGAGCCCGGCGCCAAGGTGCTCGACTTCATGGAGGCGCTGAAACGCTCCGTGGCCGCGAGCGGCGGCGGCGAGGCCCCGCCCGAACCGCCGAAGAAGGGGAAGCCGCCGGCTAAAGAGACCGCGGCGACGCCGAAAACGACGAAGCCCGCGAAATCGGCCAAAGCGCCCGCGCGGCGGCGAGCCTGA
- a CDS encoding L,D-transpeptidase family protein encodes MRTESCAAAFRLAAAAIFSLHLSPVFAERAEASPPEARETEKPSRALPSYGPETERATLEAARRYADIAALGGWPHIRRPLGPDSHGTPVAELRRRLAIEGYLPQDQARDEDPRWDDDLTDAVRRFQAHVGLEQTGEVSRETLLQLNVSPAARARALAATAGRLSRMRFRFPERYVAVNLPAAAVEAVEDDETQARYDAIVGGKRHPSPQITARIDSVDINPTWTVPASIIRKELAPRLKRNPNYLAHEHIRIFDGRGHAVDPRRLRRLSAARAAHFTFRQDPGPNNALGSLRLSMPNKDAVYMHDTPRKDLFDRDYRFLSHGCVRVEGVYDLAAWLLNDGAHKWDEAGLRDEVEEGRTEKIRLDHPTTVAWVYMTGWATDDGPAQFRRDIYSLDKGAKPPPHGRAVALR; translated from the coding sequence ATGAGAACAGAGTCTTGCGCCGCGGCCTTCCGGCTGGCGGCGGCCGCCATTTTCTCCCTACACCTCTCCCCGGTCTTCGCGGAACGCGCCGAAGCGTCGCCCCCGGAGGCAAGAGAGACGGAAAAGCCGTCGCGGGCGCTCCCGAGCTATGGGCCCGAGACCGAGCGCGCGACGCTGGAGGCCGCGCGGCGCTACGCCGATATTGCGGCGTTGGGCGGCTGGCCGCATATCCGGCGGCCGCTCGGCCCCGACTCGCATGGCACGCCGGTCGCCGAGCTGCGCCGAAGGCTCGCGATCGAAGGCTATCTGCCGCAGGATCAGGCGCGTGATGAAGATCCGCGCTGGGACGATGATCTGACGGACGCCGTGCGACGCTTCCAGGCGCATGTCGGGCTCGAACAGACGGGCGAAGTCTCGCGCGAGACGTTACTCCAGTTGAATGTTTCGCCCGCTGCGCGCGCACGCGCCCTCGCGGCGACGGCCGGGCGTCTGTCCAGAATGCGGTTTCGCTTCCCCGAGCGCTATGTCGCCGTCAACCTCCCCGCCGCCGCCGTCGAGGCTGTCGAAGACGACGAGACGCAGGCCCGCTACGACGCAATCGTCGGCGGCAAGCGCCATCCTTCTCCGCAGATCACGGCGCGGATCGACTCCGTCGATATCAATCCCACCTGGACCGTGCCAGCCTCGATCATCCGAAAGGAGCTGGCGCCCAGGCTGAAACGCAATCCAAACTATCTTGCGCACGAGCACATCAGAATATTCGATGGGCGCGGGCACGCGGTCGACCCGAGGCGATTACGGCGCCTGTCCGCGGCGCGCGCGGCGCATTTCACTTTCCGGCAGGACCCCGGCCCGAACAATGCTTTGGGCTCGCTTCGTCTGTCCATGCCGAACAAGGACGCCGTTTACATGCACGACACGCCGAGGAAAGACCTTTTCGACAGAGACTATCGATTCCTTTCCCATGGCTGCGTGCGCGTCGAGGGCGTTTACGACCTCGCCGCCTGGCTCCTGAATGATGGCGCCCACAAATGGGACGAGGCGGGGCTACGGGACGAAGTCGAAGAGGGCCGCACGGAAAAGATCAGGCTCGATCATCCGACGACAGTGGCCTGGGTTTACATGACCGGCTGGGCCACGGACGACGGACCCGCGCAGTTTCGCCGGGACATCTACAGCCTCGACAAAGGCGCGAAGCCACCGCCGCACGGGCGCGCCGTTGCGCTGCGGTGA
- a CDS encoding SDR family oxidoreductase: MARCLIVGGTGFIGRHIAGRLAAASHSVMAAGRGDIDIARDFPARLRAKVAGFDVVVNCAGLVRDEGANTMDAVHAEGAMRLFSACIGAGLARFIHISALGATAQGETDYQRSKGTAEAFFLDADPHGERIDWRVLRPSVVVGRGGASTRWLLAAAALPVLPRIGRDDWKFQPVHVDDLAELVTRLAEGAESARMIDVVGPEPMTAYELERILRNWLRLRPTGSVRIPDRLFEIATEIGGRFTSGPLNPDVMKMLAGGNVSDPAALTAALGRPPKSIRTALAEEPASDADRLSARLFFLKPVLRWSLAILWIVTGLLSFGLYSVDKSYDLLAAIGLTGPVASLALYGGAALDFILGLILLRGWRPALIGWIQLASMAAFTLLAMGLPGEYWLHPFAPILKNLPIAAAILVMIAMEAD; encoded by the coding sequence TTGGCCCGGTGTCTCATCGTCGGCGGAACCGGCTTCATCGGGCGCCATATCGCCGGCCGGCTTGCGGCGGCAAGTCATTCGGTGATGGCGGCGGGGCGCGGGGACATTGACATCGCCCGCGACTTTCCCGCTCGCCTCCGGGCGAAGGTCGCGGGCTTCGACGTCGTCGTCAATTGCGCCGGCCTCGTGCGCGACGAGGGCGCGAATACCATGGACGCGGTGCATGCGGAAGGCGCCATGCGGCTGTTTTCGGCCTGCATCGGCGCGGGTTTGGCGCGCTTCATCCATATCTCGGCGCTGGGCGCGACGGCGCAGGGCGAGACGGATTACCAGCGCAGCAAGGGCACGGCGGAGGCGTTTTTTCTGGACGCCGACCCGCATGGCGAGCGCATCGACTGGCGCGTGCTGCGGCCGTCTGTCGTCGTGGGGCGGGGTGGGGCGAGCACGCGCTGGCTCCTGGCCGCCGCGGCCCTTCCCGTCTTGCCGCGCATCGGACGCGACGACTGGAAGTTCCAGCCGGTTCATGTGGATGACCTCGCCGAGTTGGTGACGCGGCTCGCCGAAGGCGCCGAGTCCGCGCGCATGATCGACGTGGTGGGACCGGAGCCGATGACGGCCTATGAGCTGGAGCGCATCCTGCGCAACTGGCTGCGCCTGCGCCCGACGGGTTCTGTGCGCATCCCGGACCGTCTGTTCGAGATCGCGACCGAGATCGGCGGGCGCTTCACCAGCGGGCCGCTCAATCCCGACGTCATGAAGATGCTGGCCGGCGGCAATGTCTCCGATCCGGCCGCGCTGACGGCGGCGCTGGGGCGTCCGCCGAAAAGCATCCGGACCGCGCTCGCCGAGGAGCCGGCCTCCGACGCCGACCGCCTGTCGGCGCGGCTCTTCTTCCTGAAGCCCGTGCTGCGCTGGAGCCTGGCGATCCTGTGGATCGTGACCGGACTCCTGTCCTTCGGTCTCTATTCGGTCGACAAGAGCTACGACTTGCTCGCCGCCATCGGACTCACGGGGCCGGTCGCCTCGCTGGCGCTCTATGGCGGCGCGGCGCTCGATTTCATTCTCGGCCTCATCCTGCTGCGCGGCTGGCGCCCGGCGCTGATCGGCTGGATCCAACTGGCGAGCATGGCGGCCTTCACCCTGCTGGCGATGGGCCTTCCCGGCGAATACTGGCTGCATCCCTTCGCGCCGATTTTGAAAAACCTGCCCATCGCGGCGGCGATCCTGGTGATGATCGCAATGGAGGCCGACTGA
- a CDS encoding oxidoreductase, giving the protein MPSLLRFLVIVAAIVALAYGAMIAVVSFVTPQPREMTYTIPAQRLNK; this is encoded by the coding sequence TTGCCCAGTCTTCTCCGCTTTCTGGTTATTGTCGCGGCCATTGTTGCGCTCGCTTATGGCGCCATGATCGCGGTCGTCTCTTTCGTGACGCCGCAGCCGCGGGAAATGACCTATACGATTCCGGCCCAACGCCTCAATAAATGA
- a CDS encoding (2Fe-2S) ferredoxin domain-containing protein, with the protein MSGPIRLIVCVGPRCDAEGRGRALLAQTETALKENFSEALAEGRLELATRDCLRLCTRDPVVRLEPSGEARSGPDIGQLLRDIEGELARQKLRAAAPVIMRGAR; encoded by the coding sequence ATGAGCGGACCCATCCGCCTGATCGTGTGCGTCGGCCCGCGTTGCGACGCCGAGGGACGCGGACGCGCCCTGCTGGCGCAGACAGAGACGGCGTTGAAGGAGAATTTCTCCGAGGCCCTTGCCGAAGGGCGGCTCGAACTCGCGACGCGCGACTGCCTCCGGCTCTGCACCCGCGATCCCGTGGTGAGGCTGGAGCCCTCCGGCGAGGCGCGCTCCGGCCCCGACATCGGCCAATTGCTCCGAGACATAGAAGGCGAGCTGGCGCGGCAAAAATTACGCGCCGCCGCTCCCGTCATAATGAGAGGCGCTAGATAA
- a CDS encoding HEAT repeat domain-containing protein yields the protein MKKEDLSILFERTLACDYDDDGAWEAVNALRSQGGREVFGRAAQWLKSARPLERARAADILGQIGVGPGRAHESPTEACELLIELLLGEQHPRAAASALVALGHIQDSRALPVIYRFIGNEDPVLRHAVAFALGCFVQDTASHPGLMLLMSDSDEDVRDWATFSLGVWGDLDSARVRDALARRLDDSFENVRLEAIAGLAKRHDARVLPLLIEALEWPEAQDDPEPKLIEAACALLSLSKEPRGWVGEDYARALRQRFRGEIAPSWQ from the coding sequence ATGAAGAAAGAAGACCTCTCAATACTTTTCGAGCGCACGCTCGCCTGCGATTACGACGACGACGGCGCTTGGGAGGCGGTCAACGCCCTGCGATCCCAGGGCGGGCGTGAGGTCTTCGGCAGGGCGGCGCAGTGGCTCAAATCGGCGCGGCCTCTGGAGCGGGCGCGCGCGGCGGACATTCTGGGGCAGATCGGCGTCGGCCCCGGCCGCGCGCACGAGTCTCCGACCGAAGCCTGCGAATTGCTCATCGAATTGCTGCTCGGGGAACAGCACCCGCGCGCCGCCGCCTCCGCGCTCGTCGCGCTCGGGCATATCCAGGACTCGCGCGCGCTCCCCGTGATCTACCGGTTCATCGGAAACGAAGACCCCGTGCTGCGCCATGCCGTCGCCTTCGCGCTCGGCTGCTTCGTTCAGGACACCGCCAGCCATCCGGGGCTGATGCTGCTCATGTCCGACTCAGACGAAGATGTGCGCGACTGGGCGACCTTCAGCCTCGGCGTCTGGGGCGATCTCGATTCGGCCCGCGTTCGCGACGCGCTTGCGCGGCGGCTCGACGATTCTTTCGAGAATGTCCGCCTCGAAGCCATCGCCGGTCTTGCAAAGCGCCACGACGCCCGCGTCCTCCCGCTGCTGATCGAGGCGCTCGAGTGGCCGGAGGCGCAGGACGATCCCGAGCCGAAACTCATCGAAGCGGCCTGCGCGTTGCTGTCGCTGTCAAAGGAGCCGCGCGGCTGGGTCGGAGAAGACTACGCCAGGGCGCTCCGCCAGCGTTTTCGCGGCGAGATTGCGCCGAGTTGGCAATAG